The window taattaaaatataaaattgacaaaataattgatttttaagtttctttaatttttatttcaatattaatttctcaaactaattttttttaataaccaagtTAAAGCTAGTGTGTTTTATTGATTTAAATTCATGATACAATCCTGTTTTTGAAActttatgcatttttttaacACCATTATTCCAAAGATCTTTAATATGTTAGATTATGAAAAACTAGGCACTACAGCAAAATATAGAATTTATACACTTTGTTTTAGACATATGAGCAAGTGTCTAAAAACGAGCTTTTAAACACATATTCTCTCCTATTCTTCTaattagtcccatttgactttttactaaTTCTTAGGTGGGTCAAATGGGACCActtagaaagaaaaaagaaaggataataagtaaattattaatagtttttctatagatatattataataaGGTAATATGAGTAAGGTTAATAAGGTCAAAAATAcatactataaataaaaatgtgacGAATAAAGTAACTTAActctaattgaaaataggaCTAATAGAAAAAATAAGAGTTGTACTTTTCAACGCTTAAACAAGTGGATATATATATGAGtgtaatgaaataaaaatattgaaaaagtaaaagaaaaaaatggagGAAAAAGTGGCGGATTTTTCCCTCCAAGCCGTCCTTTTCAGTTTTCAATAATACAAAAGCTAACCATAAGAAACTCAATTTCCGAAAAACACCCTTTTAATCCCCAAACCCTAACTCCCAATTCATCTGGCTTTCTGAATACTTCGAATACCCTAATGGCGATAAGATGAATACATTCGAGAGACTGTAGCCCTTCTTCcttttttcttcttccttcttgctTCTTCCTTCTTTGGGTGTTTGGCATGAGGGATTTTAGGAAGGAAATgggatttgttttaaaaataagtcTAAGTCTTTGTTTGTTCAGAAGAAATGGAAATAGAGAATGGGACTAAAATGGAATAAAGTCTCCATCCAAGAAAAATGTATTGGGGGAGGATAAGTATTTGGGTTGAGACTTTCATTTTAGCTCTTTTTTTCAAGTCCTTACCATGACAAACAAAGGATAAGACTTTTTTACCTTCAAAGTCTAATCATAAAGTCTCGTAAGTTCCATTACTTTATGCCAAAACACCCCCTAATTCTATTTGACTTTCTTCTGTAGTATCCTTCTATTCGAGCAATTGTAGCACATCAGGTTTGAGTTCTTCCTTCTATTCGAATTtctattaaatattatatttcatttttaatttcttaatgtGTAGTTAAATATCTATTCaaatttcttttggaatttcttGTTAAATTTTATTCGAACGACTGTAGTTCTTGTTTGTATTCTATTTGAATTTCTTAATGTATTCAAGTTCTTGTTGCTAAAACCATGTTATCGTGATTTCGAAGTTTTCAATAAAGCCATGTTATCTAAGCAATTGTGGAGGTTGCATTCTCGTAAAGACTCTCTTGTTGCCAAAACCTTTAAAGCTTGATATTTTCCCAATCATGACGTTTGGAATGCTAAGGTCGATCATTATCCTAATTACGGTCGGCGGAGTATTTGGGGTTCTTGGAATATGCTGATCGGTGGTGTGAGATGGAAAGTGCGTGTTATCTCTTTGGATTATGCTTTTTCAAGTATAACAATCTTTTTGGTACAAcgaaaaaaatagaagaaaaattgtTCCCAATAATTCAACTTATCGTTTTATTTTGGCTAATAATTTTACccagaaaaaattttaaattatccaACCTCCGCATACCTTTTgttataaatgaatttttattgCAAAGAACTTTTTACAACCGATAAATCCCTATTCTTTTAAAGTTATTCTAACACCTTCTAATTTTCTAATGCCTTCaaacactttttattttaaataaacacTTTTTCTTTGTTACGAATGAACCTTTGTTGCGAACGCTATTGAAGTCAATTTTTGTGCTTTCGCCTTTGttaatgttttaatttatttaaatggtaataaattttttcatttcacTGTTGTGATTGTTCCAGATACAATACTACAATATTCCAAAGGTTATTTGCAATGTTCAAAGTTTTTCGGAGGTTCTTTAATTCGAAATCTTGCTCACATTTCTCataatattagaaaattaaatcaatacttcaagaagaagaagaattagaGTTAATACCATCTAAAGCttttaagaatttaactaaattaaTGATGTGACAATTTTTTTTCGCCCTCTAAAATTTTGAGGTTGAATATGGATTTAGTCgaacaatttttccaaaaatagatgattgatcctttcaTTGATTGTTTTCATGCATACTTTCTCAATTTATAAGTATTTTTGACTCATAAAATGTCCACTTTTGATCAAATAGCTACATATCATTTTATATATAGATTAAATAACTTAATTAGTACAAATATTCagcatataaattatttattttaaacttGTTAACAAAAGACAATTTCTCATAAGAATAACCGCTACTTCAACAACTCAAAAGCCTATGCATAGATTACAAAAATTACTTGCCTCCTCGCCAACACAAAAGcatatacataatattatactcacataataataatttatacctaCGTACTGATCCTACGTGAATGATAGTTAGACATAAAACTGAAAGTGACATCAAAAAGTAATTACTTCATCTCTTTTAAATTAGTtgcaagattaataaaaaaaatactattcattcatcactcttaatttgtgattaatttttaaatttataggttaaaatataattaagtgagattttatttaattagtctcattttaaagattattcatgtcaaatttttataattttttaattatacataattaaaaatattaaggattgaattagtacattggACTGCGTAAAAAAACACATTGCAAGTAcattgaaacggaggaagtatgcaGTAAGATTTATAGGAAATCGTTTCATCATCACACAATCATataaaatcaatatatttttctaatcgatcactttaacatttaattaattatttaaatattataaatgatcattttaagactgTAAAAAATTATTAGTTAAATACTTTAAGTGATTATTAAGGTTATaatcactttaatattataagttatcacaagtttataattaatcactttaatgaTACATGCGTACAGTAAATCAAACCAATAGAGATAATCTGATTGTGAGAcaatctcatttgagaatttgtatgagaccgtttcactaTAAGATAAATGCATACAATCAGCctattttctaattaatcattttaagattataaataatcattttaatgttataaatgatcattttaagactataaaaaaattaattaaaaattgtaaataattactCAAAGGTTATAATCActttaatattgtaagtaatCATTATAAAGTTagaattgattactttaagactgTAAGTAATCAGCCTTATAGAAATATTTTTATCATGAGACCAGCTCATTTGAGAAATTGTgttccaaaaaataaaataaacataaccaTGCATATTGGTCACAGGTTTAAACATTAAAAAGATTGTGCCTTAAATCATTTTAGTTATTTCATAAGTTAGGAACTAAGCACCTATTTTTTATGGCTCTTGTTTCGAAATGAAACATCAAAATTGCAATAACACCAAAATTTAGCAGCACTTATTGAAGGAAACTTGTATAAATGAGTGAATACTCATCCACTAAATTAGAGCTTTAAAATGCCCTAAAAAACATTATAGGTTAACTTCAACACGCTCTATGCTTTCGTCTATGGAAGTTATCCTCTAAAATTTGTAGACCATTTCTTCTGTGTATCCAAGTTCCTTGAGTATTCCAGTTAGCTGCAAAACAACATCATATCATCAATTCATGTCTACAACTAACACTTGGCTACATAACACAAGCCATCATTGAAAATGAAACGAGCTTATGCAGTTAGCCTTTACGTGTTTATGTAAAACACCGTAATTTAGTAACAAAAGTGTGATACCTCTCCTTGTGATCGGTCTTTAGCCTTGTCACCAGATATGTGACTCATCATACCAGGTGGACCACATACCTGAAATCAAAACAACACATGGGAGTTCAAAACTAATGAATTCTGAAAGAAAAATCGTGAACGAATGTTCTTTCTTACCAGGATGAGAGTATTGTCACCCGGACCGGGTAAGCCTTTAGTGACCACGTCCTTTGAAACGTAGCCTACTCCTCCTTTCCAATTCTTCGATGGTTTGTCAACGGTGTAGAATAcctatttaaatttcatttaaacTTCCAGTTATCTAATTTCAACTCACTCAACTGAATGTTTTTATCAGGAATGCAATAACAGTACCTTAAAATTAGGGTGAGTTGTAGCAAGTATGTCAAGCTTTTGTTTCAACAAAATATCATCGGGAGAGACATTGGCATACACCAGCGACACCTGGGTGTTGTCGTCTGGATTCTTCAGTACTGCCTCAACTACTTGAAGCATTGGAGTAATACCAGTTCCACCAGCAATCTAGAGAGTATAACAATATGGAACATCAGATGACAGACTATTGTTGGGAAGATTTTTAGTTTACAACATATAGAATAAGAAAATCAGCCAAAATTTTCCATGAAAACTATGACACTGAATGTGAAGTAGAAGCAGCGAATGCAGGATGTCAAGGAAGTAACACCAATggtaaaatttcaaattaattagAGCACTTGTACAGCCACTAGTATCAGTTTTAAAATCCAGATCTTGACTAGAAATATAGATGACTTTAGGAACCATTACATTTTAGTCCCTTTTGTCCATGTAAGCTTAGCCATCACAACAACACAAAAACATTCCAAAACTCCAATGTCATTAATTGGGTCCCAACTAGGGTGGGGTTTAGGGGGGTCAGATGAATGCAACCTTACCCTTTGGTTATAACACGAACAAAGGTTTCCGATCGACCCtgatagcaaacatcatgtgcaacttcacataaaaagaagtctatatgatttaatgagttattATTCCATTGTCCATTATAAttagaaaccaaagaactaaAAATCTTTGGCCTCATCAAATTAAGGGACACTAAGCTTAGCCATCACGAATTTACAATATACATGTCCATCATTAAAAGATCATCTATCTGTAATTACCCAAACAGAAAAAATACTTCACCGAGCATAGCAAATCAGTTTCTCAATATTCAGTAGAAGCCATAGCTAGCATCGGATTTCCATCTGCACAAAGCATTACATTTAGCATAGACGTAGGAAAAGGCATGCAAAGACCAATCACAACAAGGACAAGGTTACATGCATCCAACCCCCATACCCCACCGAcatgggagccacttaatagtattcgggtaatgaaatgttgttgtaAGTTCAAGGCACAACTAAAGGTCTGTTtagattatttttgattacatACCAATGGCTTAGGAGTTTTCaagctttattttcttttcaaaaaaagcAATGTGTGGCCAAATTATTTCTTATCAATCTAAAATATTCTCAGATGAATGAAGCAAGAAAGGAAATGTCAGTCGTTCTTTTCAAACGTACAGAAAACTATACAAGCACATCGAGTCTATTTGAAAGAACAAAAAACTCAACAAATTTTAAGGAACTACAGGATATCATATCTTACCATACCGATGTGCTTCTTCATATTGGGAGTATATCGGAGCTTCTCAATGGGCCTGCATGAGATATCAAATAAGCAACTTGAACAAAACTGCACAAAACTTATAACAGTAGATCTAGTGGAACAACCTACCCTTTTACTTCCACAATGTCGCCTGGTTTCAGTTTTGCAAAGTGTTGGCTCATTTTACCTTCTGGATATATCTACAATTTTCAGAAAAGGAATAGTCAACTTTCTTAGCTCACGATGacaaattttgtttttcaaaagGGGGAAATTTAAGTCAAACGATGGGGAGGAACCTTGATCATTAAATCAAAGTAACCTTTAGCGTCTGGATCAGAAATGGGAGTGTACCTGGAAACAATACACAAAGAAAACAAGAACATAAATCCatagatgaaaaaaaaacaattttccaaCCCCTCAGCTATGTATGAGAAACAAAGTATGCTGCTGATGAAAAATTATTACTCTGTATTCTGCAAGTATGCTGCATAAGCATTATTTTAATCTATCAAAGGGGATAATTTTGCTTCATTTATCTAATCATTTTGAAGTATGTGATATTCATTTATTCAAAAATGTATAATAAGATGAAACTGTATTAAAatttactccctccaattcactagtaatgtctcatttgctttatgagctctatccaatgcacttactCAATCCTAAGTATCTCCTATtgtgcatgattaaaaattataaaaagttgatatgaataatccttacattgagacgaatcaaacaagatcccacttgactatgttttaacttatagattaataataaaatacaaattaagagtaaagatGAATAgtttccaaaaagcaaatgggacattactagtgaattggagcctggagggagtaatatttattaaatcttAACACATTTCAGGTATCAAATAGTCAAATATCATCACAAGCATACAAAACAGATTAATGGAGCTCAAAGATTACTCCAAAATACTTCCAAGTATAGAGAAAATGGACTAATTATGCAATGCTACAAATAGAAGGAACAAAAACAAGCCTAGCCCGAAGCCACACACTACCTTGCACAAA of the Amaranthus tricolor cultivar Red isolate AtriRed21 chromosome 6, ASM2621246v1, whole genome shotgun sequence genome contains:
- the LOC130814552 gene encoding NADH-cytochrome b5 reductase-like protein, whose protein sequence is MALFFRRLAKSAPFLSSNTIKSSQNSNSYTSKTPFGLIAASISGGISLYNFTSSPNLAHLDSNNEDAHKKVALNPDKWLEFKLHETANVSHNTKLFRFSFDPDAKLGLDIASCLLTRAPTGQNEEGKTKYVIRPYTPISDPDAKGYFDLMIKIYPEGKMSQHFAKLKPGDIVEVKGPIEKLRYTPNMKKHIGMIAGGTGITPMLQVVEAVLKNPDDNTQVSLVYANVSPDDILLKQKLDILATTHPNFKVFYTVDKPSKNWKGGVGYVSKDVVTKGLPGPGDNTLILVCGPPGMMSHISGDKAKDRSQGELTGILKELGYTEEMVYKF